The genomic region taataacgcTGGATATGAAATAGATTAAGTGAATGACCGACATATCATTTCCCTCATCGAATagctaattaatttatgaaataaatgaacaGATATagttcttataaatattaataaagaattttttacacattaatgCATGAATGTAGAAGCTTCTTGATTATATTGTACTTATTATTAGttacattaattacattaattcagTAGAACAATTTACACACATGTGTTTTTATCCAATTTAAATTTAGGTACTTACACTAATTAGCCGAAAACCATAGAAAGCGAAAagaatcataaaatatataaataaagacaaaagtattgtattatatgtatCTTCAATAATCTCAATAGCTCTACAAAAGATATTTcgtgtattaaatatattcgatcatatattttgtatagATTAACAtacactttaataaataaataacaaacctAAGCAAACGAATATGTTTCGCTATGCAGTACTTCAGTACcttatgataatttataaatttttccaaatgttGCAAACGGTTTTTGAGAATATCTAATTGACCACATATATGAAAAACTAGGAGGCTGAGAAAATTGTCTATTCCAGTATAAGCCATCATGCCAATACTCATGTAGATTGCTTGACTAATAAAGGTCAATTCGTATTGTGGCCTTTTTGTTATATCGTAAAAATAATGGCTTTGTACAGGCATTGGTCTACCTGGATCAGTAATATTCGTAGTCAGTCTCAAAGAAAATCCAAATATAGGCAGTACGACGAGAAAAAAATACTGTAATCCCATTATACAataggaaaaaataataattatgcgtGCAATATGCGCATATCGGATCATTAGTTCTCTCTCTTGATCACTTTTTGGTTTCATCCAATCCTTCGCGACCATATTCATAATCGGTATAATAGCTTAAACAGTAAACAATTTTATGCATATTTGACGGCATTCCTTAACCAATGAACATATTAAATGACCGACATATTCTAAACAAcaagaaaaaagtataaaaatagtgtatagaaaaaaagtacagaaattgaagaaatattttttccattccattaaaaaataatattataatttcggtaaaaattaattctttaatttgtaAATCACATATAAGTGTATTATATGCACGTactaaaaatgaatataatttatatataattttttatatttttataattttctgtaatactttatatatgaaataacaaaatcaaatgttataaatattttatttaaaaaattatatatttattttaaaatttaaaacgttaaaattaaacgtgtatataaaatgtttctttataaaaattattaaacatactCATAagcattttaatgttttaaagatgttttgTATTAATACAATCATCTATTTCTATGTCAACAAGATATAcattcatatataaattaatttaattagtacaaataaattgagtgcatttaaaattaaatgctactaatattcaatttttaatatttgatttatatatcatttacCATATTTTTAAAGCTTATAATTACTACCAAAAATAATGTCTACCTTCTTTTTTCCACCAAAAAAGTATAATTCTAATCGAGCAGCTTACTACTGGTaaagtaatttgtaaattatctagCATTAGCAAACTGTcaccaaaaatttttatcaaggaATATATTGAAGGAATAAATAGACAAATCAATATTCCTATCGCAGATATCAACGCTCGAAgattgcatattaatttttgccAAGGATTTTGTATATTCTTAGGCCAAAGTCCAAGGATATCTAAAGTGAAACGGTTCAGTTTCACCGCCCATTCAAAATCTGCAGAAATCTTGATGAGACCGGAGATCATTACACAAttcaaaacatataaatataaatataattaagacaaatatacaaatatttatttaataaaataaataaaataaatgaaactggttaaaataatatatattttaactttttcttttatttttatttcataacgcaaaaattcaaagattattcaaaaaataataaatgactaataaaaatgattgctTTTAATATGCCGTAGTTAGATACTACATCGCtacaatatattgtatatgttaataaaacaatatataagaCAATAATAtaagacaataataaaaaaaataatccagaATTGTTGGAGAATTATTGTGAAATAATAAGAAACatggattattattattataaaaactccCACTCTTTGCACATATTGCAAGTAAAATACTTCCTTAAAGTTTTTTCATTTACAGGTACAATGGTCAAGACTATAAGCACCTCGGTATCCATCATATTTCGAACTTTTCATGTCCAATGTTATCTAAAGACTGGCGGTCTCTTCCTTTTTCATGAATCGATGTTACGTTCTGAGAAACAAAAAAACCTTTCTTGCTTTCAATATTTCGTCTCGTAAGTGTTGAAAGATCAACTTGCATTCAGTAtcttagtatttttaatattctacatTTTCTCTTGCTTTGaatttctgttaaatttttagtacCTATTCTCGCATGAGATATTTATCAGCAAAAAATTGCTTAATAACAGGTGAATACCATATTAAGGAAAAAATGCGCATATGTACACGTGTTCTTCCCACGTATTAGCTTCTATAAGAAGCTATAGAATTCTAACTGTAgttaacaaaaaacttttattgaatttatcacGCAATACATATCGTCTCCATTtcttaatgaagaaaataaatttgccaAAGGTGACTTGCCATACGATATGACGCTGTTAGAAggtaaaacatttcaatatgtaataattataaatgcaaaAAGGTTTGCCTTAATTAAcacattaatttaaagtaatatttaaaagtgaCAAACATTAAATTAGACATTAAAGtgcacgtaataaaaaaaaagaaatattacactTCATTCTTATAATACATGCTAATAAACTATGAAGTGACATgtttaaaacagtttttgattattacaagtataaattttatatttgttattttacatattctcgacattgtaattaaatatttgcattttaataaacataaaacaagaaaatttaagaaattaaaatttttttcctaatctttatgaaatttatagTGTTTATATTATgccaaaatttggaaaaaatttagtgtttttttgttactaAAAGTGTCGCTATTTGTAGCAGTATAAATTGCAACTCTGGCAAATAAAGCTCTGTATTATTCATTTATAGTCGAAGAATATGACTTGTACAGTACAATTcttatggttaaacttaacatttttaataattcacaCAGCATAAGAGCACAAAcacttcaaaaattataattacatctcTAAGAACGTTtaaatacatgtttttttttctctcttttcttttgcTCTCTTATTGTAAAGGttattttctacaatatttttttttctttatccaaCTTTCGTCTCATGtgatatctaaatatttagataacaAACAAATTAGACAAAAAACAAATCTGCAAAGTTAACataattatcttatattttcacatatatgcaatataatattgatatcatacgaataatatttaacaattttatttgattgatagaaaattttttttatataatcatatatatactcataataagaattttcaacatttaaaattaaaacctgAAATCGTCGGTTTATATAcaagtacaataaaataaattgacatttgaagtactttctctttctttcgtaGCTTCTGTTTCATGTAGTTGTTGATTTAGATAACAACCAAATTAGGATATGCAAGCGAATCAGCAGAGTTCACATACTCAAGttctattttcattaattaatatcaaacatCTATTTATAGTCAATatcaaacataataattaacGTATTTGTATTTGattcatgaaaaatataaatttttttgaattgaaatatggaattaaattcaattccaaattattttacttttaatcatCTAATAGAATTTccaatatatttctataaacaCACAAAAACACAAAtcatgcaataaaatttataatttatttgcaataacattttaatatttaagtaattcctagattgtattttacaaaaataagtaACGTACTaccaaaaaaagttaaattcaTCTCCCATTTTAATGACTTCTCGTTGTATGCAAAACGGATATATATCCAACTGATGTTTTTATTAactgaaaaaatatactttttaataataatgaataatatgaTACATGAGTCACACAGTTAAAATAGCGTGTACATAAAATAGAATACATAAATATGCATGTAATATATagatatgtgtatgtgtgcgtacgtgcgtacgtgtgtgcgAGTATGTGTGCATGTATAcacataaatacatacatatttatgtattctatcatatttattaattatttattaatttgtaaacattGAATCTtattgcatatacatatataaataattttatatatataaaataattatataaaaaatataattaaaattataatatagctgAAATGCACTTGTaacacaataattataataaatattacaatatcttaCACTGCAAAATGTAGTCATTGTCATGGGGAACATTTTTCCAGCAGTGAGATAAATTGGTTTAGATCCTcttataagcaaaaataataaatcttgcACAGTTCTTGGATCCATAGAGTACCATTTATTAGTGTAAGCTGCACTATATATTTCCTCacactaaaaaatattaaatgtattcttataaaatacatttttaaaaattatagagaaaaGGTGGAAGTCGTAAGAAACATACAAAATACATGGTGAGATACCATAACATCtcatataattcaaattaaatcataaaagtaaaatcataaaatcttattttgtgGCATTTCAGTGTGTAAGATCTAcgaagaatcattaatttgtgatcttttacaattaaaaatgccttttacattagttgttagtataCCACGATCCCCCTGCTAGCTTACAAACGCAAAccttttttctcttaattattttaagaactgcattaaatttttacaatatttaatttaataaatattatattggaaACTcatcatcaaaatatatttctatattttccttttaatatttaaaatttcctcCATGTGCattcaacaaatttaaaattttctgtgCATATTAACAATAAcacatttcttaaataaacCATAGATAATCTATACAAAATTAGCATATACAATGTACTATTTTATCTCGTAATTCATTATCTCTTTTATCTTCGCAGGATAAAGATAAATCATTACGTtcagacaaaaatataatattgtataaaaaaaatcaataaaattaacttttaaaaaaattatttgtttaaaataaaaattatcgctatttttaaataaaattatataattctttcacATAATAGTATTTCTCTAATTATTCCgcatattaaaaagtattaagtaaaattatcaaaaaattaattttcgaaatattttataccttGTGTCGAAATTTGTCAGATTAAAGTATGTATAATGAAACATCTCATAAACTGTTAATTCGTcgataaatttatcttaatatttttacttgcagaataattaaaataatcacattatgtaaaaaatcatataattacaaaaaagcaATGATCTttatgtaactttaaaaattcaatttttaaaaattaattttactcttACTTATTGCTTTTCACATCATACAACTACGGACTTTTGtccaaatatatttttgattagaCCTTAtcctgcaaaaataaaaaaagttgacaaataaaaataaaatatcttgcaCAAAATTTCTACTTATggtataacataaaaaaatatacaacttACTTGGGCCACTAAAAACTCGCCAAGAgcacaatataaacaaatatgtagaaataaattgaaaattgtaattagAAGAAATACCAATTGAGTGAGTGATAAAGCATTTCCTTCGTCAAAtagctaattaatttataaaatacgtaagaaaaaaacaagttttcataattaaaattatttgaaatgtttataaaaatattttataaatataattgcagtttatattattacgttaataatttttaaaatttattttgggttaaaaattaattaacaattatgtaCCTTTAAATGTTTGCAAACTTACATTAATTATTCGGAAACCATAGAAAGAGAAGAGTATTGCGAAGTACGTGAATAATGAGAGGAGTGTTATGCTATACGTATCTTCAATAATGACAATGGCTCTATGTAAGATATGCTATGCATTAGATATATCAcgagaaaataaattgtacaaattatagTATTtccatatatacaaatatttttcgtaaatacCACACCTAAGTAAACGAATATGCTGTGCCACGCACTTCTTTAACACTTCGTGAGAATTGATGTATTTATCTAAATGTATCAAATGATCCTTGAGAATGTTTAATTGGCCTGATATATGAAAAACCAGTAATCCAAGAAAATGGTCAATTCCAAGATAAGACAAAACtgctaaaaatatgtaaataatttgacTTATATATGTCAATTCGTACTGCGGCCGTTTTGTTATATCGTAAATGTAATGGGTTTGTAAAGGCATTATCCTGCCTGGATCAGTAATATTGGTCGTTAATCTGATCGACATTCCAAATCCAGGAAGAGTGACGACAAGCAAGCATCCTGCAGTTGTGATGCAATATACGCACATAAGAATTATGCGTGCAATCTGCGCCTTTTTAATCATTACATCTCTCTCTTCCGTACTTTTCGCTTTTACCCAATCCTCCGCAACCATATCTACGATTGGTATGATagcttcaaaaatataaatattgtatcttttaatgCATATACACAAGAATATTGGTTACACTATATCAAGTTTAATCGTTAAAAGCAAGTAAAAAGTCTAATAAATTCTATCTTACGCCGTAAGGTAGAATCGAAGAGCAAATCATCAATtttctttatcatatttttaattaaaaaatttacgaacaaaacaaaacaaaaaaaataaataaaaaaatataaatgaataaataaatactaaaaagttACGTAACATAAGATTTCTATTCTTATAATTAAGAACACATAATTTAAACATACACTATTAACATAAATCAGCTCATTTATGTACAAGtgttgttttgaaaaattttaaataaatatatagattaaattgggaaggaaaattatttttctgactTTTTTATGTCATATATTTATAACCTCCCcggaaatcttttattttatattgataagtTGTTTTGgcggcagagagagagagagagagagagagtgcgcgcgcgcgcgtgtgtgtgtgtaaatatagtttcaaaacttttaaaaaataaagaaattaaagaatcgTCTTGTTatcaaatatcttataaaaaaaaatatgttatcacctgcattattttcaatttgcataaatttcaaacaataataaatttctttacagaaTATTTGATAACAGAAGGATTTCTtaacttttctatttttgaaaacatcAAAACGATTTTCAATCTCACTGCTGCCAAACTAAAACGACTTGTCAAAATGAAATTGCTTCGATATTATAAAAGATGACACAACAAAATCAcgcaaataattctttattccccccttccctccCCAAGATCTCATTTATTCTTAAAACTTCTCAAACAATTTTCATAAGTATGTGTAAACAGTGTGCATATATTTAAACAAGAATttcattgatataaaaatttaaatattctaaaaatataaatattcccttttaaattgttataattttattataatgttattacgTATATTGCTTATATTTATCATGTTTTGCAATTCAGTTATACCAGAAAATTGTCTACCTTCTTTTTTCCACCAAAATATCATAATTCTTATCGAGCAACTTATAGCtggtaaagtaaataataaattatctatcATTAGTAAAACGTCCCCATAAATTCTTATAAAGGAGTGAACAGAAGGAATCAAAAGGCCGCAAGTTATCCCCACAAAAGTGACAAACACACGAAAATTGCACATTAACTTCTCTCGAGAATTTTGTGCGGTTTTGGGCCAAAGTCCAATCAAATTTAAAGTAATACGGTTCAATTTTACTGCCCATTCAAAATCTACCTGTAGAAAACTTCAGTAAGTCACAGTTCATAAAAAGAATCATATCTTAAATAtacacattaattattaattaacgcaaaacgtacaaaatattatgtttacgAGAATAcacaaaatagaatatatgaaaaaaatctttttatatgaaaaaaatctttgtttattatataaatttagaaattattttaagtaatatgtAGCAGACAATAATATATCATatcaaacatttataataaatggctaatatttattagaataattaagtatgttaatatttaattagcgtaatattaaaaattaataatgcaatgattatattaatataaaaaaatacattattatatcatatcataaataattttttttcataatgttaCTCCCTTTTCCAGTTTTGTAAAAATCATAAGAATAAGCACCTTGGTATGCGGTATATTTCGAATTGTCCATATCGAATGTTGTCTAATGACTGATGCATCTTcttatttcagaaaatgatATTACCATGTGTTCGGCAAAGTTGTTTTGCACATATAATCATTGTGCCATTTCTCGAAATAAACTATCAACTTACATccaagttattttaaatatttcacatcGCTTTGTTTCGAATTTCTAGCATTTCAAACATCAGGCAaagcagtaaaaaatttttcgtaattaCAGGCTGTTGTTATGTTGGTAAAAAAGACACCCCTGTGTACATCCGTTGTATTCACACGTTTTTATAATCAGCTATAGCTTATGACGTTACTATACTCATGTTAACAATAGACGACATAGATGTATTACATTGAATGGATTACACCTGGCAATGTGTACACTCTGCATTTTGCAAAGTagataaattcataaaaatttttcgattattgACATCGATACATAGTGataaaaagtgtgaaaaatattatattaaaaaattgaaatcagcATGATTTACAAACTAATGTTATATTgtcacatgtatatatatatatatatatatatatatatatatatatatatatatatatatatatataaaagcaataccaaagttaatatttaacacTTAAATCGATAGatggaaaatataaatcattataaattaaagaataaaaagtgattcaattcttcattattttatttctaattattcaaGAAAACTTCCAACATTATTCAAAaacatttccattaaaaatacatacattatacaataagatctataattta from Solenopsis invicta isolate M01_SB chromosome 7, UNIL_Sinv_3.0, whole genome shotgun sequence harbors:
- the LOC105193989 gene encoding odorant receptor 49b; the encoded protein is MKSSKYDGYRDFEWAVKLNRFTLDILGLWPKNIQNPWQKLICNLRALISAIGILICLFIPSIYSLIKIFGDSLLMLDNLQITLPVVSCSIRIILFWWKKEAIIPIMNMVAKDWMKPKSDQERELMIRYAHIARIIIIFSYCIMGLQYFFLVVLPIFGFSLRLTTNITDPGRPMPVQSHYFYDITKRPQYELTFISQAIYMSIGMMAYTGIDNFLSLLVFHICGQLDILKNRLQHLEKFINYHKVLKYCIAKHIRLLRAIEIIEDTYNTILLSLFIYFMILFAFYGFRLISLFDEGNDMSVIHLIYFISSVINIFVHMCLYCVLGEILVAQCNKMYYAAYSNKWYTMDPKVAKDLLFLITRGSKPIYLTVGKVTPVTMATFCGLVKTSVGYMSVLHTTRR
- the LOC105193988 gene encoding odorant receptor 24a, which produces MHQSLDNIRYGQFEIYRIPSFLQVDFEWAVKLNRITLNLIGLWPKTAQNSREKLMCNFRVFVTFVGITCGLLIPSVHSFIRIYGDVLLMIDNLLFTLPAISCSIRIMIFWWKKEAIIPIVDMVAEDWVKAKSTEERDVMIKKAQIARIILMCVYCITTAGCLLVVTLPGFGMSIRLTTNITDPGRIMPLQTHYIYDITKRPQYELTYISQIIYIFLAVLSYLGIDHFLGLLVFHISGQLNILKDHLIHLDKYINSHEVLKKCVAQHIRLLRAIVIIEDTYSITLLSLFTYFAILFSFYGFRIINLFDEGNALSLTQLVFLLITIFNLFLHICLYCALGEFLVAQCEEIYSAAYTNKWYSMDPRTVQDLLFLLIRGSKPIYLTAGKMFPMTMTTFCSLIKTSVGYISVLHTTRSH
- the LOC120358253 gene encoding uncharacterized protein LOC120358253, whose product is MNRRNLVKNISRACSQQSFWRKRIYDPPVTMCINYSPSLDVSITSVSTTAGTMVKTISTSVSIIFRTFHVQCYLKTGGLFLFHESMLRSEKQKNLSCFQYFVS